The following is a genomic window from Brassica napus cultivar Da-Ae unplaced genomic scaffold, Da-Ae ScsIHWf_574;HRSCAF=858, whole genome shotgun sequence.
TTTGAAAAGCCTCCTCTTGCGCCTTCTCCCACTTGAAACCCACATCCTTCTTGATGACTTCAGTGAGTGGTGCAGCTATGGTGCTAAAATCCTTCACAAATCTTCTATAAAAGCCGGCAAGACCATGGAAACTTCTCACCTCGCTCACACTCTTAGGACTAGGCCAGTCTCGGATAGCTCTAACCTTTTCCTCATCCACTCTGATTCCCTGTGCTGTTAcaacaaatcctagaaaaaCAAGGTGATCTGTCCcaaaagtgcatttcttaaAGTTAGCAAACAAGGATTCTTTCCTAAGCACTTCTAACACAGATTTCAAGTGATGCACATGCTCAGCCATACTCTTGCTGTAGAtcaaaatatcatcaaaataaacTACAACAAAGTGTCCTATAAAAGACCTCAAGACATGGTTCATCAACCTCATGAAAGTGCTAGGGGCATTggtaagaccaaatggcataacaagccactcatacagaccatgtttagttttaaaggctgttttccattcatccccttctttcatcctaatctgatgatatccactttttAAATCTACCTTAGAGAACACACAAGAACCATGTAgctcatccaacatatcatcaagtctaggaataggatgtctgtactttacagtgatattgttgatggctctgcaatctacacacatgcgccagcttccatccttcttaggcacaaggagcactggTACTGCACAAGGGCTCATGCTCTCTCGGATATGTCCTTTCTCAATGAGCTCATCTACTTGCTTCTGTAGCTCTTTTGTTTCTTCAGGGTTGGTTCTATAGGCAGGGCGGTTTGGGAGAGAAGCTCCAGGGACCAAGTCTATTTGGTGTTCAATCCCACGCATGGGAGGAAGTCCTTTTGGGCTCTCGTCTGGAAAGACATCACCATAGTCCTGCAAAAGAAACTCAAGTTCACTCGGTAGAACCGGTGCAGGGtcagaagaagacattagggcacctttaaaaacaaataaaagcaTAGATTGTTGAAGACACAAAGCTTTCTTGATCTCACTACTCTTGGCTAAGAGATTAGTCTCCTTCTTTTGCTTGTCAGCTGGTTTCTCTTTAGCTTCTTGTCGCCTAAGTTTTAGTTGAAGTTGATCCTCATGTACCTCTTGTGGAGACAAAGGTGCCAGTACAATCTTCTTGTCTCTGTGGGTGAAGGAATGCCGGTTAGTGAACCCATCGTGAATGACTCTTCTATCATACTGCCAAGGCCTTCCCAACAAGATATGGCTAGAGTCCATGGGCAGAACATCACACACGATCtcatcttgatatcttccaatgGTTATAGGAACCATTACTTGATCAGTGACCTTCAGCtcgccctcctcattcaacCATTGTAGAAGGTATGGCCTAGGATGCTTCCCTGTTTTCAATCCAAGCTTTTCTACAAGAGCTTCACTAGCAACATTAGTACAGCTTCCTCCATCTATAATCAAACTGCATACTTTTTCATAAACTATGCAACGAGTATGAAACAGATTCTCCCTTTGATTATCTTCATCTAGCTTGGATTGTACTGCCAATGATCTCCTTGTGACAAGTAGTTCTCCACGAACTGGATAGTCTatggcttcctcttcttcttcggaTATCACCTCACCACTGTCCAAGAGGATCATTGCTttcttgttggtgcactcattggCATAGTGCCCAAAACCATGACATTTGAAGCACTTCACATCCCTGGATCTAGCAGCTGGTGCCTTTCCCTTGTCCTCATGCTCTTCCTTGGGTTTCACAAAAGACTTGTCATCTTTGGTAGTAGGCGCTTTGTAGTTGTTGCCATAGGATCCTTTGGTTGAGGACTTTCTCTTCAGTTGCTGCTCAATGAGGATTGCTTTGTGAAGCAATTCATAGATGTCCTCATACTCCTGCATCTCCAAGCGGTCCTGGATGTCTCTGTTAAGCCCAGCCTGAAATCGAGCCATAGTAGCTTCAGAAGCTTCTTCAACAGCCGCTTTGATCATGAGTATTTCCATCTCTTGATAGTAATCCTCCACGCCTTTGGTTCCTTGGGTAAGTCTCCTCAGCTTTTGATGAATCTCTCTACCATAGTGGTTTGGGACAAACCGCTTCTTCATGAGTGTCTTGAGCTCAAACCATGAAGCAACTGGCGGCTCTCCAGTCCTTCTCCTAGTAGTAACAATCTGATCCCACCAATGCAAAGCATACCCACTGAATTCTGTCACAGCAAGCTTCACCTTCTTTGTTTCTGAGTAGTGCTGGCAATCAAACACTCGCTCAATCTTCGTTTCCCATTCAAGATAAGCATCTGGATTGCTGGTTCCACTGAAGACTGGTATTCGAAGTTTGAGACTCCCAAGGTTATCATCTGGTCTGTTCCTTGCTGCATGGCGTGTAGGGGATCTTGCTTGGGAGGCTGCACGTCCTGTTCTCACTGATCTTGCTGATCCCACGGACCGTTCTCCATCAGTACTACGGCCAGAAGAAGTATCTTCATCCTCAGATTCGTCTCCTACTGCAGGTCGCTTGCCTCTCCTCTTTTCCCTAGCGGCTCTCCTAGCCTGTGAAGTTGTGCCAAAGACAGGGTTAGTAGAACGAGTAGCTCCAACAAATTCAAGTTTTTTATCCATCTCTTTCATGAGAGTAGCCATGATAGCATCTAGTTGTGCTTTATCCAGTCTAGCCACGGGCCTTTCTTTATCACTTTCAGACATGGTTTCCTGTTAAGACTTCAACAAGAAAAGTAAGTACACAATAGATATAGCCGAAGCCTCACTTAGTGTTtctctcaagtgtttctctcaatGATTTCTCAAGTGATTTTCTCAGTGATTCCAAGAGTTCAATGATCAGACAAACAAACTCAAAGCCAGAGAAGTAAAAATCCCAAAACCCCAAAGAAATAGATAGACAGAGTTAAGAAATTTTGGTTTGCAAGGAGCTTTACCACCAGAgactggatttctcttcagtctggctggatttctcctcagccctAGTCGGATTTCTCC
Proteins encoded in this region:
- the LOC125604595 gene encoding uncharacterized protein LOC125604595 — its product is MSESDKERPVARLDKAQLDAIMATLMKEMDKKLEFVGATRSTNPVFGTTSQARRAAREKRRGKRPAVGDESEDEDTSSGRSTDGERSVGSARSVRTGRAASQARSPTRHAARNRPDDNLGSLKLRIPVFSGTSNPDAYLEWETKIERVFDCQHYSETKKVKLAVTEFSGYALHWWDQIVTTRRRTGEPPVASWFELKTLMKKRFVPNHYGREIHQKLRRLTQGTKGVEDYYQEMEILMIKAAVEEASEATMARFQAGLNRDIQDRLEMQEYEDIYELLHKAILIEQQLKRKSSTKGSYGNNYKAPTTKDDKSFVKPKEEHEDKGKAPAARSRDVKCFKCHGFGHYANECTNKKAMILLDSGEVISEEEEEAIDYPVRGELLVTRRSLAVQSKLDEDNQRENLFHTRCIVYEKVCSLIIDGGSCTNVASEALVEKLGLKTGKHPRPYLLQWLNEEGELKVTDQVMVPITIGRYQDEIVCDVLPMDSSHILLGRPWQYDRRVIHDGFTNRHSFTHRDKKIVLAPLSPQEVHEDQLQLKLRRQEAKEKPADKQKKETNLLAKSSEIKKALCLQQSMLLFVFKGALMSSSDPAPVLPSELEFLLQDYGDVFPDESPKGLPPMRGIEHQIDLVPGASLPNRPAYRTNPEETKELQKQVDELIEKGHIRESMSPFYFDDILIYSKSMAEHVHHLKSVLEVLRKESLFANFKKCTFGTDHLVFLGFVVTAQGIRVDEEKVRAIRDWPSPKSVSEVRSFHGLAGFYRRFVKDFSTIAAPLTEVIKKDVGFKWEKAQEEAFQNLKGKLTNAPLLVLPDFTKTFEIECDASGVGIGAVLMQEKRPIAYFSEKLSGAMLNYPTYDKELYALIRALQTWQHYLWPKEFVIHTDHESLKHLKGQHKLNKRHARWVEFLETFPYVIHYKQGKENIVADALSRREAHGGGLMGHFGVAKTLAHLKEHFYWPAMRRDVERVCSRCVTCTQAKAKARPQGLYTPLPIPDAPWIDISMDFVLGLPRTRKGRDSIFVVVDSATKFSPFQIVYGFNPLTPLDLMPLPYNEQTNLDGKAKAEFVVSLHEQVKKNIEKRTKEYEKQANKKRHELLLEPGDLVWIHLRKERFPEERKSKLMPRTDGPFTVLERINNNAYKIDLQGGGDDVSLTEPVADLAHEELEESDSEEELDETNTTIGYKELDGSSIGFNSARDPFSFSNGPITRSKTRQLKEAILRLVYTKPISTSEENQVKEALKIFNCSIFNTT